The Pseudomonas sp. FP2309 genome has a window encoding:
- a CDS encoding DUF4142 domain-containing protein yields MSRMAIRLRTASFAMLLGLGASNAFAQSPAEFIEQASAKGMADIETSRMAHAKTSSQEIKDYTIEVINERTLANQHLAAIAKKLDLPVAPREKIVDKAETLMPELKDGDSFDAAYTAQQVKENEDAIALFKKEGAASDVPEIKALVDETLPKLEERLQKARALASTYGKGHQGDG; encoded by the coding sequence ATGAGCCGCATGGCTATCCGGTTACGCACCGCCAGTTTTGCGATGCTGCTGGGCCTCGGCGCCAGCAATGCTTTCGCCCAGTCGCCTGCTGAATTCATTGAGCAGGCTTCGGCCAAAGGCATGGCCGATATCGAAACCAGTCGCATGGCCCACGCCAAAACCTCGTCCCAGGAAATCAAGGACTACACCATCGAGGTGATCAATGAGCGCACCCTGGCCAACCAGCACCTGGCGGCCATTGCCAAGAAGCTCGACCTGCCGGTGGCACCACGGGAAAAGATCGTCGACAAAGCCGAGACCCTGATGCCGGAATTAAAGGACGGCGACTCTTTCGACGCGGCCTACACTGCGCAACAGGTCAAGGAAAACGAGGACGCCATCGCCCTGTTCAAGAAGGAAGGCGCGGCCTCGGACGTCCCTGAAATCAAAGCCTTGGTAGATGAGACGCTGCCCAAATTGGAGGAGCGTCTGCAGAAAGCCCGAGCCCTGGCTTCGACTTATGGCAAAGGGCATCAAGGCGACGGTTGA